A region from the Vicia villosa cultivar HV-30 ecotype Madison, WI linkage group LG3, Vvil1.0, whole genome shotgun sequence genome encodes:
- the LOC131593338 gene encoding putative disease resistance protein At3g14460 has product MEAIQIQREKLLSLSTFVKVLLENKVFTLLVDKFRKPELLNKMKKTLSDLQDVLLYHDLEKVIPNPDVNQSLDLLRHAVFHVAFAFEEINFSWYDSTPTIITKQLKNLESLEYCIYVIDSNTISLFEILQGLSSQEQLAKLTILDAESSIYGRDADIEKLIHLLLSNSSDGDSKIRVISIVGMGGIGKTALARHLYNHPQVNDKFELKLWAEFSTDVDDFSVFQNILESITSQTTTSNDTTIYPIFLLVLDGVWDAISVNWTLLMDILNAGETHSRVIITTRDERVALSMQNFLSLHYLRPLKVEDCWSLVAKHAFGEPGYQRYNREKIGRKIAKKCDGLPLAAIAHGALLRMLFFPSNLNHVLESHVRERAYQVLASLKLSYNFLSDPLKRCFEYCSIFPKKSILEKKMVVHLWIETGLVESSSSTYQEKVGEEYFDELVSRSLIHRRSIGDEERNFGMHNFLHDLATEVSSSYHITMQNHNLDDRMQNFSYNRGTYDSYDKFDKLYGLEGLSTFLAFPLQEQLPLCLLSNKVVHDLLPTMKQLRVLSLSSYKSITKVPDSIGNLLCMQYLNLSHTNIERLPSEICELYRLQFLLLAGCKRLTELPEEIGKLVSLRYLDVSDSALREMPVQIAKLENLQTLSDFVLGKHSDGLNIAELGKLPHLHGKLSISQLQNVNDPFEVDRANIKMKEQIDELALEWDCDSTTLDSQIQSVVLEKLRPSTNLKSLTIKGYGGISFPNWLGDFSFSNMVSLKILNCDDCLSLPPLGKLGNLKELVIEGMQSVETIGIEFYGSGDSSFQPFPSLESLHFENMQEWKQWDLIGDTATTFPNLKTLSLRKCPKLIAGNITEKFPFLTELELRECPLLVQSIPLSDHVFRQLMFPLNSLQQLTIDGFPSLMSFPTDGLPKILKLLLISNCENLEFLPHDNLHNYTSLEELKISYSCNSMISFTLGTLPVLKSLFIEGCINLKSILIAEDESEKSLSFLRSIKIWDCNELESFTPGGLATPNLRYIAMWKCEKLHSLPEAMNSLAGLHEMEIDNLPNLQSFVIDELPSSLRKLSVGFVGGIMWNTGPTWEHLTCLSELRINGDDIVNTLMGPLLPTSLVTLCICGLNDTSIDEKWLQHLTSLQNLEIINAPKLKSLPKKGFPSSLSVLSVTRCPLLEASLRTKRGKEWRKIAHIPSIVINDELIT; this is encoded by the coding sequence TTTTCACTTTGTTAGTCGATAAGTTCAGGAAGCCGGAGCTTTTGAATAAGATGAAGAAAACACTGTCTGATCTTCAAGATGTACTGCTTTATCATGATCTGGAAAAAGTAATCCCTAATCCAGATGTCAACCAATCACTGGATTTGCTCAGACATGCTGTCTTTCACGTTGCTTTTGCTTTTGAGGAAATCAATTTTTCATGGTATGATAGTACCCCAACTATTATTACTAAGCAGCTGAAAAATCTTGAAAGTTTAGAGTattgcatttatgtgattgattCTAATACAATAAGTTTATTTGAAATATTACAAGGCTTGAGTTCACAAGAACAACTAGCTAAATTAACTATTTTGGATGCTGAATCTTCTATTTATGGAAGAGATGCTGATATTGAGAAACTTATACATCTTTTGTTGTCTAATAGTAGTGATGGTGATAGTAAAATTAGAGTGATTTCTATTGTTGGTATGGGAGGGATTGGTAAAACAGCCCTCGCCAGACACCTTTACAATCATCCTCAAGTTAACGATAAATTCGAGTTAAAACTATGGGCAGAGTTCTCAACTGATGTGGATGATTTCAgtgtttttcaaaacattcttgaaTCTATTACTTCACAAACAACCACAAGTAATGATACAACCATTTACCCAATTTTTTTGCTGGTATTGGATGGTGTGTGGGATGCAATATCTGTCAATTGGACATTACTCATGGATATCTTGAATGCTGGGGAAACACACAGTAGGGTCATCATCACAACACGAGATGAAAGAGTTGCACTATCCATGCAAAACTTTCTTTCTCTCCACTATCTCAGACCCTTGAAAGTTGAAGATTGTTGGTCTTTAGTTGCCAAACATGCATTTGGAGAACCTGGCTACCAACGATACAATCGAGAAAAAATTGGCAGGAAAATTGCTAAAAAGTGTGATGGATTACCATTAGCTGCAATAGCACATGGGGCTCTTCTTCGCATGTTATTCTTCCCAAGCAACTTAAATCATGTGCTAGAAAGTCATGTTCGGGAAAGAGCTTATCAGGTGCTAGCTTCTCTCAAATTGAGTTACAATTTTCTTTCTGATCCTTTAAAACGATGTTTTGAGTATTGTTCAATTTTTCCAAAGAAATCCATCTTAGAAAAAAAGATGGTAGTTCATTTGTGGATTGAAACAGGCTTAGTAGAATCATCATCGTCCACATATCAAGAAAAAGTTGGAGAAGAATACTTTGATGAGCTAGTGTCAAGATCGTTGATACATCGGCGATCTATTGGTGATGAGGAAAGAAACTTTGGAATGCACAACTTCCTCCATGATTTAGCAACAGAGGTTTCATCTTCATACCACATCACTATGCAAAATCATAACCTAGATGATAGGATGCAGAATTTCTCATACAATAGAGGGACATATGATTCATATGACAAATTTGATAAATTATACGGATTAGAAGGTTTGAGTACCTTCCTAGCATTCCCATTACAAGAACAATTGCCTCTTTGTTTGCTATCGAATAAGGTAGTACATGACTTGCTGCCAACAATGAAACAATTACGCGTGTTGTCTCTGTCAAGCTACAAAAGTATCACCAAGGTTCCCGACTCTATTGGAAATTTGTTATGCATGCAGTACTTAAATCTTTCTCACACTAATATTGAAAGGTTGCCTTCTGAAATATGCGAGCTTTACCGTCTACAATTCTTGTTGTTGGCAGGCTGTAAAAGGCTCACTGAATTGCCCGAGGAAATTGGAAAATTGGTTAGTCTACGCTACCTTGACGTTAGTGACTCTGCATTGAGGGAGATGCCCGTACAAATAGCCAAACTTGAAAATCTCCAAACTTTGTCTGACTTTGTTTTAGGCAAACATAGTGATGGATTGAATATTGCAGAGCTAGGAAAACTTCCCCACCTACATGGAAAACTTTCAATCTCACAACTACAAAATGTTAATGACCCCTTTGAAGTAGATCGAGCCAATATAAAGATGAAAGAACAAATAGACGAGTTAGCTTTGGAATGGGATTGTGATAGTACTACTTTAGATTCACAAATTCAAAGTGTTGTGCTTGAAAAGTTGCGACCCTCAACAAATTTGAAAAGTCTCACCATCAAAGGCTATGGTGGAATCAGCTTTCCAAATTGGTTAGGTGATTTTTCATTTAGCAACATGGTGTCTTTGAAGATCTTGAATTGTGATGATTGTTTATCGCTTCCACCCCTTGGTAAATTGGGAAATCTGAAAGAACTCGTTATTGAAGGGATGCAATCAGTGGAGACAATTGGTATTGAGTTCTATGGAAGTGGTGATTCTTCGTTTCAACCATTTCCCTCTTTGGAGAGTCTACACTTTGAGAATATGCAAGAGTGGAAGCAATGGGACTTGATTGGAGATACGGCTACAACGTTTCCTAATCTAAAAACTTTATCTCTAAGAAAGTGCCCGAAACTGATAGCCGGAAACATAACTGAAAAATTTCCTTTCTTAACTGAACTTGAGTTAAGAGAATGTCCTTTACTGGTGCAATCAATTCCATTATCTGATCATGTATTCAGGCAACTGATGTTCCCTCTGAATTCTCTTCAACAGCTGACCATAGATGGTTTTCCATCTCTGATGTCGTTCCCAACAGACGGTCTACCAAAAATCTTGAAACTTCTCTTAATCAGCAACTGTGAGAATCTGGAATTCCTTCCTCACGATAACTTGCATAATTATACATCGCTTGAGGAATTGAAAATATCTTATAGCTGTAATTCAATGATATCATTTACCTTAGGCACTCTCCCTGTCCTCAAGAGCCTGTTTATTGAAGGTTGTATAAATCTGAAATCGATATTAATTGCAGAAGACGAGTCGGAAAAGAGTCTCTCATTTCTTAGAAGCATCAAAATATGGGATTGTAATGAATTGGAGTCATTTACCCCAGGTGGATTGGCCACTCCAAATCTTCGCTATATTGCAATGTGGAAGTGTGAGAAGCTTCATTCACTGCCAGAAGCAATGAACAGTCTAGCTGGCCTTCATGAAATGGAAATTGATAACCTACCTAATCTTCAATCGTTTGTCATAGATGAGTTACCTAGCAGTTTACGGAAACTGTCTGTTGGCTTTGTTGGTGGAATTATGTGGAATACTGGGCCAACTTGGGAACATCTCACTTGTCTCTCGGAGTTGCGAATTAACGGCGATGATATAGTGAATACACTAATGGGGCCATTGCTACCAACATCACTTGTGACACTGTGCATTTGTGGTCTTAATGATACAAGCATTGATGAGAAGTGGCTTCAACATCTCACTTCTCTTCAAAACCTTGAGATTATCAACGCTCCCAAACTCAAGTCGTTGCCAAAGAAAGGATTTCCTTCCTCACTTTCAGTACTAAGTGTGACTCGCTGTCCATTACTAGAAGCAAGTTTGCGGACAAAGCGGGGGAAAGAGTGGCGTAAGATTGCTCACATTCCTTCCATAGTTATTAATGACGAATTGATCACATGA